A window from Dromaius novaehollandiae isolate bDroNov1 chromosome 1, bDroNov1.hap1, whole genome shotgun sequence encodes these proteins:
- the ATP4B gene encoding potassium-transporting ATPase subunit beta yields MATLSEKKTCSERMENFRRFIWNPETKQFMGRTLINWVWISLYYLAFYVVMTGLFSLSLYSLMRTLNPYEPDYQDQLKSPGVTLRPDVFGERGLQIYYNVSDNKTWDGFITTLQTFLTAYTPAAQHLNINCTSDTYFIQDTFDGPNKTKLSCKFTSDMLQNCSGLTDPTFGFPEGKPCLIIKMNRIIKFYPGNGTAPRVDCTYVGDDSRPLEVDYYPVNGTFNLHYFPYYGKKAQPTYTNPLVAVKLLNITRNEEFKIVCRVVGTGIISDNVHDPYEGKVEFRLKIDD; encoded by the exons ATGGCAACTTTAAGCGAAAAAAAGACCTGCAGCGAACGGATGGAAAATTTCCGGCGTTTCATCTGGAATCCAGAAACAAAGCAGTTTATGGGAAGGACCTTAATTAACTGGG TGTGGATCAGCCTGTACTACCTTGCTTTCTACGTGGTGATGACGGGGCTGTTCTCGCTTTCCCTGTACTCCTTAATGCGGACGCTGAATCCGTACGAGCCGGATTATCAAGACCAGCTGAAGTCCCCAG GTGTCACATTACGGCCCGATGTTTTCGGGGAGAGAGGATTACAGATCTATTACAATGTATCCGACAACAAAACCTGGGATGGATTCATCACAACTCTTCAGACTTTTCTAACAG CATATACGCCAGCTGCTCAGCATCTGAACATCAACTGCACGAGTGACACATACTTCATCCAGGACACCTTTGATggcccaaacaaaacaaaactgtcttgCAAATTCACATCAGATATGCTTCaaaactgctctggcctcacagaTCCCACTTTTGGATTTCCagaaggaaaaccctgtttaattataaaaatgaacagg ATTATCAAGTTTTACCCCGGCAATGGCACTGCACCAAGAGTGGACTGCACCTATGTA GGTGATGATTCTCGCCCACTCGAAGTAGACTACTACCCCGTGAATGGTACCTTTAACCTGCACTACTTCCCTTATTATGGAAAAAAGGCACAG cCCACCTACACTAATCCTTTGGTAGCTGTGAAACTTCTCAACATTACAAGGAATGAAGAATTTAAAATAGTGTGCAGAGTGGTTGGAACTGGAATTATCTCCGATAATGTTCATGATCCATATGAAGGAAAAGTGGAATTTAGACTCAAAATAGATGACTAA